From one Erythrobacter sp. HKB08 genomic stretch:
- the glnA gene encoding type I glutamate--ammonia ligase, translating to MASAKDIVKQIKENEIEWVDLRFTDPKGKWQHLSMVASVMGEDEFEDGLMFDGSSIAGWKVINESDMILKPDLERVYMDPFSATPMMIVFCDIVEPSTGDWYSRDPRTTAKRAENYMKTLGVGDTVYVGPEAEFFMFDDVRFEDGYAGSGFAIDDVELPTNSGKEFEAGNLAHRPRAKGGYFPVAPVDSAVDIRGEMVATMIEMGLNCDKHHHEVAAAQHELGLTFSTLVHTADQMQIYKYVVHQVAHAYGKTATFMPKPIKDDNGSGMHTHMSIWDNGKPTFAGNGYAGLSDNCLYYIGGVIKHAKALNAFTNPTTNSYKRLVPGFEAPVLLAYSARNRSASCRIPYGAGEKAKRVEFRFPDAMANPYLAYSALLMAGLDGIQNKIHPGEAMDKNLYDLPPAELADVPTVCGSLREALESLEADHEFLLKGDVFTKDQIEAYCELKWEEVSRWETTPSPVEFDMYYSA from the coding sequence ATGGCATCTGCAAAAGACATCGTGAAACAGATCAAGGAAAACGAGATCGAATGGGTCGATCTGCGTTTCACCGATCCCAAGGGCAAATGGCAGCACCTCTCGATGGTCGCCAGCGTCATGGGCGAAGACGAGTTCGAGGACGGCCTGATGTTCGACGGCTCCTCGATCGCCGGCTGGAAGGTGATCAACGAGAGCGACATGATCCTCAAGCCGGATCTCGAGCGCGTCTACATGGACCCGTTCAGCGCGACCCCGATGATGATCGTCTTCTGCGACATCGTCGAACCCTCGACCGGCGACTGGTACAGCCGCGACCCGCGCACGACCGCCAAGCGCGCGGAAAACTACATGAAGACACTCGGTGTCGGCGACACCGTCTACGTCGGCCCTGAAGCCGAGTTCTTCATGTTCGACGACGTGCGCTTCGAAGACGGCTATGCCGGTTCGGGCTTCGCGATCGACGATGTCGAGCTGCCGACCAACTCGGGCAAGGAATTCGAAGCGGGCAACCTCGCCCACCGTCCGCGCGCCAAGGGCGGTTACTTCCCGGTCGCTCCGGTCGACAGCGCAGTCGACATCCGCGGCGAAATGGTCGCGACCATGATCGAGATGGGCCTCAACTGCGACAAGCACCACCACGAAGTCGCCGCAGCCCAGCACGAACTCGGCCTGACCTTCTCGACGCTGGTCCACACCGCCGACCAGATGCAGATCTACAAGTACGTCGTGCACCAGGTCGCCCATGCCTATGGCAAGACCGCGACCTTCATGCCGAAGCCGATCAAGGACGATAACGGCTCTGGCATGCACACCCACATGTCGATCTGGGACAATGGCAAGCCGACCTTCGCGGGCAATGGCTATGCCGGCCTGTCGGACAACTGCCTCTATTACATCGGCGGCGTCATCAAGCACGCCAAGGCGCTGAACGCCTTCACCAACCCGACGACCAACAGCTACAAGCGCCTGGTCCCGGGCTTCGAGGCTCCGGTCCTGCTCGCCTATTCGGCGCGCAACCGCTCCGCTTCCTGCCGCATCCCCTACGGTGCGGGCGAGAAGGCGAAGCGCGTCGAGTTCCGCTTCCCCGATGCGATGGCCAACCCGTATCTCGCCTACTCGGCGCTGCTGATGGCCGGCCTCGACGGGATCCAGAACAAGATCCACCCGGGCGAAGCGATGGACAAGAACCTCTACGACCTGCCGCCGGCAGAGCTCGCCGATGTTCCGACCGTCTGCGGCAGCCTGCGCGAAGCGCTGGAATCGCTCGAAGCGGACCACGAGTTCCTGCTCAAGGGCGACGTGTTCACCAAGGACCAGATCGAAGCCTATTGCGAACTCAAGTGGGAAGAAGTCTCGCGTTGGGAAACCACGCCGAGCCCGGTCGAGTTCGACATGTACTACAGCGCGTAA
- a CDS encoding SDR family oxidoreductase, which translates to MSERKAIFITGGASGIGRAIARKFGAEGWFVGLGDIDAEGMATTAEMLPGGFSYCHTFDVRDRAAWDVALDAFSKAAGGRIDVLANNAGIPIGGSLVDNSVEEIERCLDINLKGALFGAQAAYPHLKKTAPGSCLLNTASAAGIYGTPGASVYSATKFGVRALTESLDGEWAEDGINVRSLCPSFIDTPLLEHSPNAKTNESVRQRVEDAGLEITPVSEVADAAWQAVHSDKLHTLVGKTAKQMGFAARWMPGRVRKQTRSSLRPLGR; encoded by the coding sequence ATGAGCGAGCGCAAGGCTATCTTCATCACCGGCGGCGCGTCGGGAATCGGGCGCGCGATCGCTCGCAAATTCGGGGCGGAGGGCTGGTTCGTCGGCCTCGGCGATATCGATGCCGAAGGCATGGCGACCACTGCCGAAATGCTGCCCGGTGGCTTTTCCTATTGCCACACATTCGACGTGCGCGACCGCGCTGCATGGGACGTAGCGCTCGATGCGTTTTCCAAGGCCGCAGGCGGCCGGATCGACGTGCTGGCAAACAATGCCGGCATCCCGATCGGCGGATCGCTGGTCGACAACAGCGTCGAGGAAATCGAGCGCTGCCTCGACATCAACCTGAAGGGCGCGCTGTTCGGTGCGCAGGCGGCCTATCCGCACCTCAAGAAGACCGCGCCGGGAAGCTGCCTGCTCAACACCGCGAGCGCGGCCGGGATTTACGGAACGCCGGGTGCGAGCGTCTATTCGGCGACCAAGTTCGGCGTGCGCGCGCTGACCGAGAGCCTCGATGGCGAATGGGCGGAAGACGGCATCAACGTGCGCTCGCTGTGCCCAAGCTTCATCGACACGCCGCTGCTCGAACACAGCCCCAATGCCAAGACCAACGAAAGCGTCCGCCAGCGGGTCGAGGATGCGGGACTGGAAATCACGCCCGTCAGCGAAGTCGCCGATGCGGCATGGCAGGCGGTTCACAGCGACAAGCTGCACACGCTGGTCGGCAAGACCGCCAAGCAGATGGGTTTCGCCGCGCGCTGGATGCCGGGCCGCGTGCGCAAGCAGACCCGCTCGAGCCTGCGCCCGCTCGGACGCTAG
- the map gene encoding type I methionyl aminopeptidase, giving the protein MTEYQLIEGDETVYRDGSIKLHGPEGFEGMRKAGRLAATILDEIAQYVVPGVTTGELDERILSMMLDGGSVPATMGYRGYAHSCCISINHVVCHGIPSEKTLKDGDIVNIDVTPLLDGWHGDTSRMFLVGDVPLKARRLVDVTYECLMIGIEKAQPGARLGDIGAAIEEHARQFRYGVVREFCGHGLGRLFHDAPEVVHAAKAGTGPELKPGMFFTIEPMINLGKPWVKLLNDGWTAVTRDKSLSAQFEHSIGITETGNEIFTLSPKGQHQPPYDI; this is encoded by the coding sequence ATGACCGAATACCAGCTGATCGAAGGCGACGAGACCGTCTACCGCGACGGGTCCATCAAGCTCCACGGGCCGGAAGGCTTCGAGGGGATGCGCAAGGCCGGACGCCTTGCCGCGACCATCCTCGACGAGATCGCGCAATATGTCGTGCCCGGCGTCACCACCGGCGAACTCGACGAGCGCATCCTGTCGATGATGCTCGACGGCGGCTCGGTGCCCGCGACCATGGGCTATCGCGGCTATGCGCACAGCTGCTGCATCTCGATCAACCACGTGGTGTGCCACGGCATCCCGAGCGAAAAGACGCTGAAGGATGGCGACATCGTCAATATCGACGTGACCCCGCTGCTCGACGGCTGGCACGGCGATACCAGCCGCATGTTCCTCGTTGGTGACGTGCCCTTGAAGGCGCGCCGACTGGTCGACGTGACCTACGAATGCCTCATGATCGGTATCGAGAAAGCCCAGCCCGGCGCGCGGCTCGGCGATATCGGTGCCGCGATCGAAGAGCACGCCCGCCAATTCCGCTACGGCGTGGTGCGCGAGTTCTGCGGCCACGGCCTCGGCCGCCTGTTCCACGACGCGCCCGAAGTCGTCCATGCAGCGAAGGCGGGGACGGGCCCGGAGCTCAAGCCCGGCATGTTCTTCACCATCGAACCGATGATCAACCTCGGCAAGCCGTGGGTGAAGCTGCTCAACGACGGCTGGACTGCGGTGACGCGCGACAAGTCGCTTTCTGCGCAGTTCGAGCATTCGATCGGCATTACTGAAACCGGCAACGAGATCTTCACGCTGAGCCCGAAAGGACAGCACCAGCCGCCTTACGATATCTGA
- a CDS encoding S9 family peptidase, whose product MKQKTLLAGCAMAALAMAVPNAASADHHKSDGVSMNHTAEAAPLIPRENLFGNPTRTAGRISPDGKWLSWLAPKDGVLNVWLAPADDPSSAKAMTSATDRPIRQYFWSPDSQSLLYIQDKGGDENFLLYGINIESGEETDLTPFEDTRVQVIGTSETIRDKILVGLNNRDARFFDAHLLDLNTGELTLVMENNGFAGFLADDNLDLRMAIRPNPSGGMDFFPITDGEVAAEATESTGLADSLTTQPAGFTTDGKTMYWIDSRGRNTAALIAQDVATGEKTVIAENEKADIGGAMADPKTGEIEAYSFTYLTTEWTAIDPDVKASLDWLGERLEGEFGVQSRTEDDTKWVVWNDPLTAPSKTFIYDRSAGTLTEFYTTRPELVGAPLQPMWPLEITSRDGLTLPSYLTLPPGSDSDGDGVPDEAVPMVLLVHGGPWARDGYGYNSYHQWLANRGYAVMSVNFRGSTGFGKDFISAGDLEWGEAMHDDLIDAVNWAIEKGITGKDKVAIMGGSYGGYATLAGLTFTPETFACGVDIVGPSNLETLLASIPPYWEPMIAQFHERMGNPNTEEGLALLKERSPLYKAGEITKPLLIGQGANDPRVKQAESDQIVDAMKQANIPVTYVLFPDEGHGFAKPNNNIAFNAITENFLATCLGGRSEPIGDTVSGSTAEIVEGAEHVQGLTDALGG is encoded by the coding sequence ATGAAACAAAAGACGCTGCTCGCCGGTTGTGCCATGGCCGCTCTCGCCATGGCCGTGCCCAATGCGGCAAGCGCCGACCATCACAAATCCGACGGAGTATCGATGAACCACACCGCCGAAGCCGCCCCCCTGATCCCGCGCGAAAACCTGTTCGGCAATCCGACGCGCACTGCGGGCCGGATCAGCCCCGATGGCAAATGGCTCAGCTGGCTTGCGCCCAAGGACGGCGTGCTCAACGTCTGGCTCGCCCCGGCCGACGATCCTTCGAGCGCAAAGGCGATGACCTCTGCCACCGACCGCCCGATCCGCCAGTATTTCTGGTCGCCCGACAGCCAGAGCCTGCTCTACATCCAGGACAAGGGCGGCGACGAGAACTTCCTGCTCTACGGCATCAACATCGAAAGCGGCGAGGAAACCGACCTCACCCCGTTCGAGGACACCCGCGTCCAGGTGATCGGCACGTCGGAGACGATCCGCGACAAGATCCTCGTCGGCCTCAACAACCGCGACGCGCGCTTCTTCGATGCGCACCTGCTCGACCTCAACACGGGCGAACTGACGCTGGTGATGGAGAACAACGGCTTCGCCGGCTTCCTCGCCGACGACAATCTCGACCTGCGCATGGCGATCCGCCCGAACCCGAGCGGCGGGATGGACTTCTTCCCGATCACCGATGGCGAGGTTGCTGCCGAGGCGACCGAAAGCACGGGCCTCGCGGATTCGCTGACCACCCAGCCGGCAGGCTTCACCACCGACGGCAAGACGATGTACTGGATCGACAGCCGCGGAAGGAACACCGCCGCGCTGATCGCGCAGGACGTCGCGACCGGCGAGAAGACCGTTATCGCGGAGAACGAGAAGGCCGACATCGGCGGCGCGATGGCCGATCCCAAGACGGGCGAGATCGAGGCATACAGCTTCACCTATCTCACCACCGAATGGACCGCGATCGACCCGGACGTGAAGGCCTCGCTCGACTGGCTCGGCGAACGGCTGGAAGGCGAGTTCGGCGTGCAGTCGCGGACCGAGGACGACACCAAGTGGGTCGTGTGGAACGATCCGCTGACCGCGCCGTCCAAGACCTTCATCTACGACCGCTCGGCCGGCACGCTGACCGAGTTCTACACCACCCGCCCCGAACTGGTCGGCGCGCCGCTGCAGCCGATGTGGCCGCTCGAAATCACCAGCCGCGACGGGCTCACCCTGCCGTCCTACCTGACGCTCCCGCCGGGCAGCGACAGCGATGGCGACGGCGTGCCGGACGAAGCGGTGCCGATGGTGCTGCTGGTCCATGGCGGCCCGTGGGCGCGCGACGGCTATGGCTACAACAGCTACCACCAGTGGCTCGCCAACCGCGGCTATGCCGTGATGAGCGTGAACTTCCGCGGCTCGACCGGCTTCGGCAAGGACTTCATCTCCGCCGGCGACCTCGAATGGGGCGAGGCGATGCATGACGACCTGATCGACGCGGTGAACTGGGCGATCGAAAAGGGCATCACCGGCAAGGACAAGGTCGCCATCATGGGCGGCTCCTACGGCGGCTATGCGACGCTTGCCGGCCTGACCTTCACGCCGGAAACCTTTGCCTGCGGCGTCGACATCGTCGGCCCGTCCAATCTCGAGACCCTGCTCGCATCGATCCCGCCCTACTGGGAGCCGATGATCGCGCAGTTCCACGAGCGCATGGGCAACCCGAACACCGAGGAAGGCCTCGCCCTGCTGAAAGAGCGCAGCCCGCTCTACAAGGCCGGCGAGATCACCAAGCCGCTGCTGATCGGACAGGGCGCCAACGACCCGCGCGTCAAGCAGGCGGAAAGCGACCAGATCGTCGATGCGATGAAGCAGGCGAACATCCCGGTGACCTATGTCCTCTTCCCGGACGAAGGCCACGGCTTCGCCAAGCCGAACAACAACATCGCCTTCAACGCGATCACCGAGAATTTCCTCGCGACTTGCCTCGGCGGACGCTCGGAGCCGATCGGCGACACGGTCTCCGGCTCGACTGCGGAAATCGTCGAGGGTGCCGAGCACGTCCAGGGCCTGACGGACGCACTCGGCGGCTGA
- the ccmA gene encoding heme ABC exporter ATP-binding protein CcmA codes for MQECSITARELACRRGERILFSRLDLSLAPGEALHLAGPNGIGKSSLIRILAGLLSPYAGEVERSGAIGLIDERPALDERTPLGKALGFWQRIDGAADNEFVRLGLGELLDVPVRYLSTGQRKRAALARLLGQHCPIWLLDEPLNGLDSAAVELVETLVAEHCAAGGIAVVASHQPFRMDGLSRLEIGEFAA; via the coding sequence ATGCAAGAGTGCAGCATAACCGCGCGTGAACTGGCCTGTCGGCGCGGCGAGCGCATCCTGTTCAGCAGGCTGGACCTCAGCCTCGCACCGGGTGAAGCGCTGCATCTTGCCGGCCCCAACGGCATCGGCAAATCGAGCCTCATCCGCATCCTTGCAGGGCTGCTTTCGCCCTATGCGGGCGAGGTCGAGCGGAGCGGCGCGATCGGCCTGATCGACGAGCGCCCCGCCCTCGACGAGCGAACGCCGCTCGGCAAGGCGCTGGGCTTCTGGCAGCGGATCGACGGTGCGGCGGACAACGAGTTCGTGCGCCTCGGCCTCGGCGAATTGCTCGACGTGCCGGTGCGCTACCTCTCGACCGGCCAGCGCAAGCGCGCCGCCCTTGCCCGCCTGCTCGGCCAGCATTGCCCGATCTGGCTGCTCGACGAGCCATTGAACGGCCTCGACAGCGCGGCAGTCGAGCTGGTCGAGACGCTGGTGGCGGAGCATTGCGCGGCAGGCGGCATCGCGGTCGTCGCATCGCACCAGCCGTTCCGCATGGACGGGCTTTCGCGCCTCGAAATCGGGGAGTTCGCCGCGTGA
- a CDS encoding 4a-hydroxytetrahydrobiopterin dehydratase: protein MSVAELTQSEREDLLTAHPQWSLARDGKAIERKLQFEDFNEAFGFMTRVALLADKHDHHPEWFNVYNKVEITLTTHDAGGLSVRDVAMAAAIDAMVG from the coding sequence ATGTCCGTAGCCGAATTGACCCAGTCCGAGCGCGAGGACCTGCTGACGGCGCATCCCCAGTGGTCGCTCGCCCGCGACGGCAAGGCGATCGAACGCAAGCTGCAGTTCGAGGATTTCAACGAGGCATTCGGCTTCATGACGCGCGTCGCGCTGCTTGCCGACAAGCACGACCACCATCCCGAATGGTTCAACGTCTACAACAAAGTCGAGATCACTCTGACCACGCACGATGCGGGCGGCCTGTCGGTTCGCGACGTCGCCATGGCGGCGGCGATAGACGCGATGGTGGGCTGA
- the argC gene encoding N-acetyl-gamma-glutamyl-phosphate reductase: MTSTIFIDGAAGTTGLEIRDRLANRSEFELLVLGDDKRKDTGARREAINACDVAILCLPDDAARESVALIDNPATRVIDASTAHRVADGWAYGFPELVGRKTVASARFVANPGCYPTGFLALVAPLVRAGLLPADWPFTVNAVSGFSGGGNALIDRFEEDRGIAWRGYGLAMGHKHLPEMQRYAGLAHPPVFAPAVVDAMRGMAVEVPLPLSAIGGAGSVGDLRDALAEFYAGSAIVTVDTSDEAPAELLLRKDAAPWDGMKLAVYGSADGSQARLVALLDNLGKGASGAAVQSLNLMCGLPEETGLSLSA; this comes from the coding sequence GTGACCAGCACGATCTTTATCGACGGCGCGGCAGGCACGACCGGCCTCGAAATCCGCGACCGCCTGGCGAACCGCAGCGAGTTCGAACTGCTCGTCCTCGGTGACGACAAGCGCAAGGACACCGGCGCCCGGCGCGAGGCGATCAACGCCTGCGACGTCGCAATCCTGTGCCTGCCCGACGATGCCGCGCGCGAAAGCGTCGCGCTGATCGACAACCCGGCGACCCGCGTGATCGACGCCTCGACCGCGCACCGCGTTGCCGATGGCTGGGCCTACGGCTTTCCCGAACTGGTCGGGCGCAAGACCGTCGCCTCGGCGCGTTTCGTCGCCAATCCGGGCTGCTATCCGACCGGCTTCCTCGCCCTCGTCGCGCCGCTTGTGCGCGCCGGGCTGCTACCTGCCGACTGGCCCTTTACGGTCAACGCGGTTTCGGGTTTTTCCGGCGGCGGCAATGCGCTGATCGACCGGTTCGAGGAAGATCGCGGCATCGCCTGGCGCGGCTACGGCCTCGCCATGGGGCACAAGCACCTGCCCGAAATGCAGCGCTATGCCGGCCTCGCCCACCCGCCCGTTTTTGCACCCGCCGTGGTCGACGCGATGCGCGGCATGGCGGTGGAAGTTCCGCTGCCGCTCAGCGCGATTGGCGGGGCTGGTTCAGTGGGAGACCTGCGCGATGCGCTGGCGGAATTCTACGCCGGGTCGGCAATCGTGACGGTCGATACCTCGGACGAGGCGCCTGCCGAACTGCTGCTGCGCAAGGATGCCGCGCCGTGGGACGGCATGAAGCTTGCAGTTTACGGCTCGGCCGATGGCTCGCAGGCGCGGCTCGTCGCCTTGCTCGACAACCTCGGCAAGGGAGCGAGCGGGGCCGCGGTCCAGTCGCTCAACCTGATGTGCGGCTTGCCGGAGGAAACGGGGCTCTCGCTTTCTGCCTAA
- a CDS encoding P-II family nitrogen regulator: MKKIEAIIKPFKLDEVKEALHEVGVSGITVTEAKGFGRQKGHTELYRGAEYVVDFLPKVKLEVVVSDTLAEQVVEAIAASAQTGRIGDGKIFVSPIESALRIRTGEKDDDAI, from the coding sequence GTGAAGAAGATCGAAGCGATCATCAAACCCTTCAAGCTCGACGAGGTGAAGGAGGCGCTGCACGAAGTCGGCGTGTCCGGCATCACCGTCACCGAGGCCAAGGGCTTCGGGCGCCAGAAGGGCCACACGGAACTCTATCGCGGTGCCGAATACGTCGTCGATTTCCTGCCCAAGGTGAAGCTCGAGGTGGTCGTGTCCGACACGCTCGCCGAGCAGGTGGTGGAAGCGATTGCAGCCTCCGCCCAGACGGGCCGCATCGGCGACGGCAAGATTTTCGTTTCCCCGATCGAGAGCGCGCTGCGCATTCGCACGGGCGAAAAGGACGACGACGCGATTTGA
- a CDS encoding M17 family metallopeptidase, producing MTDYSDLIQPDRGQDAITIHLVNADGFPAWAKSLSAGQRAALEAQKFDGGGYQVGIVPDGDSWFAVGGVANPDELSSWCMAKLAEALPEGTYRRAEGEPGPAMFGWITGQYRFDRYAKEEKPTGARVLLTKEVKKIDAAVAEATATALVCDMVNTPAEDMGPAAIEAEAETIAKRHNARFTVTKGDALEQDYPMIHAVGRAAARSHAPRLIRLEWGDEKHPKIAIVGKGVAFDSGGLDVKSAAGMKLMKKDMGGSAHALALADLVMGAKLPVRLHVLVPAVENAISSNSFRPGDVLRTRKGLTVEIGNTDAEGRLILGDALSRASEEEPEFIIDFATLTGAARVALGPDLPALMTRRDETAAELIEAGKAHDDEPWRLPLPEAYREWLNSDIADLNNAHGNAFAGASVAGLFLDRFVGEGIDWAHFDTFAWRPTAKPGRPKGGAAYGLRAAFHMLQGRYGKA from the coding sequence ATGACCGATTACAGCGACCTGATCCAGCCCGACCGCGGGCAAGACGCCATCACCATCCACCTCGTCAATGCCGACGGCTTCCCCGCCTGGGCGAAGTCGCTTTCGGCCGGCCAGCGTGCCGCGCTCGAGGCGCAGAAGTTCGACGGCGGCGGTTACCAGGTCGGCATCGTGCCCGATGGCGACAGCTGGTTCGCAGTGGGCGGTGTCGCCAATCCGGACGAGCTGTCGAGCTGGTGCATGGCGAAACTGGCCGAGGCGCTGCCCGAAGGCACCTATCGGCGCGCGGAAGGCGAACCGGGCCCCGCCATGTTCGGCTGGATCACCGGGCAATACCGCTTCGACCGCTATGCCAAGGAAGAAAAGCCGACCGGCGCGCGGGTGCTGCTGACCAAGGAGGTCAAGAAGATCGACGCCGCCGTCGCCGAAGCGACTGCGACCGCGCTCGTGTGCGACATGGTCAACACGCCGGCCGAGGACATGGGTCCTGCTGCGATCGAGGCCGAGGCGGAGACCATCGCCAAGCGCCACAATGCCAGGTTCACCGTCACCAAGGGCGATGCGCTGGAGCAGGATTACCCGATGATCCACGCCGTCGGCCGCGCTGCCGCACGCAGCCACGCGCCGCGCCTCATCCGCCTCGAATGGGGCGACGAGAAGCACCCGAAGATCGCCATCGTCGGCAAGGGTGTCGCCTTCGATTCCGGCGGCCTCGACGTGAAGAGCGCTGCCGGCATGAAGCTGATGAAGAAGGACATGGGCGGCTCGGCCCACGCCCTCGCGCTCGCCGACCTGGTGATGGGCGCGAAGCTGCCGGTGCGCCTGCATGTGCTCGTCCCCGCAGTCGAGAACGCGATTTCCTCGAACAGTTTCCGCCCGGGCGACGTGCTCAGGACGCGCAAGGGGCTGACGGTGGAGATCGGCAACACCGATGCCGAAGGCCGCCTCATCCTCGGCGATGCGCTGAGCCGTGCGAGCGAGGAGGAGCCGGAATTCATCATCGACTTCGCGACCCTGACCGGCGCTGCGCGCGTCGCGCTCGGCCCGGACCTGCCCGCGCTGATGACCCGGCGCGACGAAACCGCCGCGGAGTTGATCGAGGCAGGCAAGGCGCATGACGACGAGCCATGGCGCCTGCCGCTGCCCGAAGCCTATCGCGAATGGCTCAATTCGGACATCGCCGATCTCAACAACGCGCATGGCAATGCCTTTGCCGGGGCGAGCGTCGCAGGCCTCTTCCTCGACCGCTTCGTCGGCGAAGGGATCGACTGGGCGCATTTCGACACCTTCGCATGGCGCCCCACGGCCAAGCCCGGGCGGCCCAAGGGCGGCGCGGCATATGGCCTGCGCGCGGCATTCCACATGCTGCAGGGTCGCTACGGAAAGGCGTGA
- a CDS encoding fasciclin domain-containing protein produces the protein MKRNLIALAASVALPLAACTAESDPAGPQEAGSMMEAVEGNSLTTDVAAALSATGLSGVFDGPGGYTLLAPANGSLSVNEGEEALVAAVLREHILPGQLDSASIRSAIETNGGPVTVSTFGSGTVEFSLDGDVIVARHSGGTATTRLAADETITGNGALLQIDQPLVSLPAEEPAAN, from the coding sequence ATGAAACGCAACCTGATCGCGCTCGCCGCGAGCGTCGCCCTTCCCCTTGCCGCGTGCACCGCCGAGAGCGATCCCGCCGGGCCGCAGGAAGCCGGCAGCATGATGGAAGCGGTCGAGGGCAATTCGCTGACGACGGACGTTGCTGCGGCGCTTTCGGCGACCGGCCTGTCCGGCGTGTTCGACGGGCCGGGCGGCTATACGCTGCTTGCGCCGGCCAATGGCTCGCTGAGCGTGAACGAGGGCGAAGAAGCGCTCGTCGCAGCCGTCTTGCGTGAACATATCCTTCCCGGCCAGCTCGATTCCGCCTCGATCCGCTCGGCCATCGAGACGAATGGCGGGCCGGTGACGGTCTCGACATTCGGCAGCGGAACGGTGGAATTCTCGCTCGACGGGGATGTCATCGTGGCCCGGCATTCGGGTGGCACCGCGACAACGCGTCTTGCAGCCGATGAAACGATTACCGGCAATGGCGCGCTGTTGCAGATCGACCAGCCGCTCGTTTCGCTGCCCGCAGAGGAGCCCGCCGCGAACTAG
- a CDS encoding lysozyme, which yields MTTIRKPVFDTVRAILGRGFRQHEVDRLDAALDGHAPTQANSVTCVTFQQVGPQGIALIKRFEGCARLRTDGMVEAYPDPASGGDPWTIGWGATGTGIGPGTVWTQGECDERLARDLERYAREVGRALDGAPTTQAQFDALVSFHYNTGAIARATLTKLHRSGDFCAAKAEFGRWNRAAGRILKGLTRRRAAEAELYASG from the coding sequence ATGACGACTATCCGCAAGCCCGTGTTCGACACCGTTCGCGCCATTCTCGGCCGGGGCTTTCGCCAGCACGAGGTCGACCGCCTCGATGCCGCGCTCGATGGCCACGCGCCAACACAAGCGAACAGCGTAACATGTGTAACTTTCCAACAGGTCGGGCCGCAGGGCATCGCGCTCATCAAGCGGTTCGAGGGCTGCGCACGGCTGCGAACCGACGGCATGGTCGAGGCCTATCCAGATCCCGCAAGCGGCGGCGATCCGTGGACCATCGGCTGGGGCGCGACCGGCACGGGCATCGGACCGGGCACGGTGTGGACACAGGGCGAGTGCGACGAGCGGCTAGCGCGCGATCTCGAACGCTATGCGCGCGAAGTTGGCCGGGCACTCGATGGCGCGCCGACAACGCAGGCGCAGTTCGACGCGCTGGTCAGCTTCCACTACAATACCGGCGCGATCGCGCGGGCGACCCTCACCAAGCTGCACCGCAGCGGCGATTTCTGCGCTGCGAAGGCGGAATTCGGTCGCTGGAATCGTGCAGCTGGCCGCATTCTGAAGGGCCTGACCCGCCGCCGTGCGGCAGAGGCGGAACTCTATGCGTCCGGGTAA
- a CDS encoding heme exporter protein CcmB — MIGPLLKRDLATLMPGGRSGGSVLPLLFFLAVAMLFPFAVGPDAPTLLKTGGGVIWVAALLASILPLDRLIQPDLDAGVFDQLALRGVSEELVVAIRLIAHWLSFAPFLLVACFPAAALLNLDGPALHFVLIGLIAGTPGLAAIGVTIAALTAGLRGGAALSGLLLIPLAVPVLIFGAGALERQDYGAVALCAAISLVLVAITPFAGAAAIRAAREG; from the coding sequence GTGATCGGCCCGCTGCTCAAACGCGACCTCGCCACGCTCATGCCGGGCGGACGCAGCGGTGGCAGCGTGCTGCCGCTATTGTTCTTCCTCGCGGTGGCGATGTTGTTTCCCTTCGCCGTCGGACCGGACGCGCCGACGCTGCTCAAGACCGGCGGCGGGGTGATCTGGGTCGCGGCGCTGCTTGCCAGCATCCTGCCGCTCGATCGGCTGATCCAGCCCGACCTCGATGCAGGCGTGTTCGACCAGCTGGCGCTACGCGGCGTGAGCGAGGAACTGGTCGTCGCGATCCGCCTCATCGCCCACTGGCTAAGCTTCGCGCCATTCCTGCTGGTCGCCTGCTTTCCGGCAGCAGCCCTGCTCAACCTCGACGGGCCGGCGCTGCATTTCGTGCTCATCGGCCTTATCGCCGGGACGCCGGGCCTCGCCGCGATCGGCGTGACAATCGCTGCGCTTACCGCAGGTCTTCGCGGCGGAGCGGCGCTGTCGGGCCTCCTGCTGATCCCGCTGGCGGTGCCGGTGCTGATCTTCGGGGCAGGCGCGCTCGAAAGGCAGGACTACGGCGCCGTCGCGCTGTGCGCGGCTATCAGTCTCGTGCTGGTCGCAATCACGCCGTTTGCCGGCGCCGCAGCCATCCGGGCCGCACGCGAGGGTTAG